The Xyrauchen texanus isolate HMW12.3.18 chromosome 38, RBS_HiC_50CHRs, whole genome shotgun sequence genome window below encodes:
- the LOC127631378 gene encoding myelin-associated glycoprotein-like isoform X2 codes for MKGLELLLFPLLLFLKDGSAQWNVWMPRDISAMTNSCVVLPCSFTYPSGVRPYRGVHGIWYFGQPYPQLFPPVVFKSRTDIVHESYKGRTKLLGDLTQKNCTLLINNIGVEHTGKYFFRADLGGANIYTYPDSTKLQVLDQPNIDVPEVIISDQSLDLTCYVPDNCPDMSPEIHWIYTDYLPDPIFTPDNVEESNTAVLSSTLTFTPKPMHNGQLLGCRAHYPNTTFVYERIISLDIKYGPRTVWVNVSQEVMEGSSVVLHCDIDSNPVPTITWLYGDKELMSETASNASLPLENLTPEQEGVYTCIGDNGYGSMNTSMYLAVNYPPREPWINESLTVLEGSSVALQCISKGNPMPTLTWLKNGELVGTITAEEGSVLELHEITPQTDGVYRCLAENEHGRASSSLNVTVEFAPVLLDDSKCTIVREGVQCVCIASGNPEPAIEFYLPDLNITINRTNKRFSYYTHTDGYTSTGMIKLRDKGERGNNGDTDVHVHCSISNMYGSETFRLELQQEKKYMMAVIVGTIGGVAVIAFIIAAVRYVSHNNKKENGNPGQDVGSKVENPSMFYSAVKKDKQSLRKKVGDDSDYQSVGPMGVMERQELNYTALEFLGRHREGSFRRADGEGSDYTEVKAK; via the exons ATGAAGGGCTTGGAGCTGCTGCTGTTTCCTCTGCTGCTTTTTCTGAAAG ATGGAAGTGCTCAGTGGAATGTGTGGATGCCCAGAGACATTTCAGCCATGACAAACTCCTGTGTAGTTCTACCTTGTTCATTCACATACCCCTCTGGCGTCAGGCCTTACAGGGGAGTTCACGGGATCTGGTATTTTGGCCAGCCCTACCCCCAACTTTTCCCTCCAGTGGTTTTTAAATCCCGTACAGATATTGTTCATGAAAGTTATAAGGGACGAACCAAGCTATTGGGCGACCTGACGCAGAAAAACTGCACACTTTTGATAAATAATATTGGCGTTGAACATACTGGGAAGTACTTCTTTCGGGCAGACTTGGGTGGAGCAAACATCTACACATACCCTGACTCCACAAAACTGCAGGTTTTAG ATCAGCCCAACATCGATGTTCCAGAGGTGATAATCAGTGACCAGAGCCTGGACTTGACTTGCTATGTCCCAGACAACTGTCCAGACATGAGTCCAGAGATACACTGGATTTACACAGACTACCTTCCCGACCCAATTTTCACCCCTGACAATGTTGAAGAAAGCAACACTGCTGTATTGTCAAGTACTCTCACCTTCACACCCAAACCCATGCACAATGGCCAGCTGCTGGGCTGCCGGGCCCACTACCCAAACACCACCTTTGTCTATGAACGCATCATTTCTCTGGATATCAAGT ATGGCCCTAGAACTGTGTGGGTGAATGTGTCTCAAGAAGTAATGGAGGGAAGCTCAGTGGTATTGCACTGTGATATAGACAGTAATCCAGTTCCCACGATTACCTGGTTGTATGGAGATAAAGAGCTGATGTCGGAAACGGCCTCAAATGCTTCGCTGCCCCTAGAGAACCTCACCCCAGAACAGGAAGGTGTCTATACCTGCATTGGTGACAATGGCTATGGAAGCATGAACACTTCAATGTATTTGGCAGTAAATT ATCCCCCACGAGAACCATGGATCAATGAATCGCTGACAGTATTGGAGGGTTCTTCAGTTGCTCTCCAGTGCATAAGTAAAGGTAACCCAATGCCCACACTGACCTGGCTGAAGAATGGGGAGCTGGTGGGCACCATCACAGCAGAGGAGGGGTCTGTGCTGGAGCTGCATGAGATCACACCACAGACCGACGGAGTTTACCGCTGCCTAGCCGAGAACGAACATGGCCGAGCCAGCAGCTCACTTAACGTTACTGTAGAAT TTGCTCCAGTCCTTCTGGATGACTCTAAGTGCACTATAGTTCGGGAGGGCGTTCAATGTGTATGCATTGCCTCTGGAAACCCTGAGCCTGCGATTGAATTCTACCTGCCTGACCTCAATATTACTATCAACCGGACCAATAAACGCTTCAGCTACTACACGCACACAGATGGGTACACGTCCACGGGTATGATCAAGCTCCGGGACAAGGGTGAAAGGGGAAACAACGGGGATACGGATGTCCATGTGCACTGTAGCATCAGCAACATGTACGGCTCAGAGACATTCCGCTTGGAACTGCAGCAGGAGA AAAAGTACATGATGGCTGTGATTGTGGGTACTATTGGAGGTGTAGCAGTCATCGCCTTTATCATCGCAGCTGTGAGATATGTCAGTCACAACAATAAAAA AGAGAATGGTAACCCTGGGCAGGACGTGGGATCTAAAGTGGAGAATCCCTCAATGTTCTACAGCGCAGTCAAGAAGGACAAACAGAGTCTCAGGAAAAAAGTG
- the LOC127631378 gene encoding myelin-associated glycoprotein-like isoform X3, whose product MKGLELLLFPLLLFLKDGSAQWNVWMPRDISAMTNSCVVLPCSFTYPSGVRPYRGVHGIWYFGQPYPQLFPPVVFKSRTDIVHESYKGRTKLLGDLTQKNCTLLINNIGVEHTGKYFFRADLGGANIYTYPDSTKLQVLDQPNIDVPEVIISDQSLDLTCYVPDNCPDMSPEIHWIYTDYLPDPIFTPDNVEESNTAVLSSTLTFTPKPMHNGQLLGCRAHYPNTTFVYERIISLDIKYGPRTVWVNVSQEVMEGSSVVLHCDIDSNPVPTITWLYGDKELMSETASNASLPLENLTPEQEGVYTCIGDNGYGSMNTSMYLAVNYPPREPWINESLTVLEGSSVALQCISKGNPMPTLTWLKNGELVGTITAEEGSVLELHEITPQTDGVYRCLAENEHGRASSSLNVTVEFAPVLLDDSKCTIVREGVQCVCIASGNPEPAIEFYLPDLNITINRTNKRFSYYTHTDGYTSTGMIKLRDKGERGNNGDTDVHVHCSISNMYGSETFRLELQQEKKYMMAVIVGTIGGVAVIAFIIAAVRYVSHNNKKETTVITNLLAQWESWRGKS is encoded by the exons ATGAAGGGCTTGGAGCTGCTGCTGTTTCCTCTGCTGCTTTTTCTGAAAG ATGGAAGTGCTCAGTGGAATGTGTGGATGCCCAGAGACATTTCAGCCATGACAAACTCCTGTGTAGTTCTACCTTGTTCATTCACATACCCCTCTGGCGTCAGGCCTTACAGGGGAGTTCACGGGATCTGGTATTTTGGCCAGCCCTACCCCCAACTTTTCCCTCCAGTGGTTTTTAAATCCCGTACAGATATTGTTCATGAAAGTTATAAGGGACGAACCAAGCTATTGGGCGACCTGACGCAGAAAAACTGCACACTTTTGATAAATAATATTGGCGTTGAACATACTGGGAAGTACTTCTTTCGGGCAGACTTGGGTGGAGCAAACATCTACACATACCCTGACTCCACAAAACTGCAGGTTTTAG ATCAGCCCAACATCGATGTTCCAGAGGTGATAATCAGTGACCAGAGCCTGGACTTGACTTGCTATGTCCCAGACAACTGTCCAGACATGAGTCCAGAGATACACTGGATTTACACAGACTACCTTCCCGACCCAATTTTCACCCCTGACAATGTTGAAGAAAGCAACACTGCTGTATTGTCAAGTACTCTCACCTTCACACCCAAACCCATGCACAATGGCCAGCTGCTGGGCTGCCGGGCCCACTACCCAAACACCACCTTTGTCTATGAACGCATCATTTCTCTGGATATCAAGT ATGGCCCTAGAACTGTGTGGGTGAATGTGTCTCAAGAAGTAATGGAGGGAAGCTCAGTGGTATTGCACTGTGATATAGACAGTAATCCAGTTCCCACGATTACCTGGTTGTATGGAGATAAAGAGCTGATGTCGGAAACGGCCTCAAATGCTTCGCTGCCCCTAGAGAACCTCACCCCAGAACAGGAAGGTGTCTATACCTGCATTGGTGACAATGGCTATGGAAGCATGAACACTTCAATGTATTTGGCAGTAAATT ATCCCCCACGAGAACCATGGATCAATGAATCGCTGACAGTATTGGAGGGTTCTTCAGTTGCTCTCCAGTGCATAAGTAAAGGTAACCCAATGCCCACACTGACCTGGCTGAAGAATGGGGAGCTGGTGGGCACCATCACAGCAGAGGAGGGGTCTGTGCTGGAGCTGCATGAGATCACACCACAGACCGACGGAGTTTACCGCTGCCTAGCCGAGAACGAACATGGCCGAGCCAGCAGCTCACTTAACGTTACTGTAGAAT TTGCTCCAGTCCTTCTGGATGACTCTAAGTGCACTATAGTTCGGGAGGGCGTTCAATGTGTATGCATTGCCTCTGGAAACCCTGAGCCTGCGATTGAATTCTACCTGCCTGACCTCAATATTACTATCAACCGGACCAATAAACGCTTCAGCTACTACACGCACACAGATGGGTACACGTCCACGGGTATGATCAAGCTCCGGGACAAGGGTGAAAGGGGAAACAACGGGGATACGGATGTCCATGTGCACTGTAGCATCAGCAACATGTACGGCTCAGAGACATTCCGCTTGGAACTGCAGCAGGAGA AAAAGTACATGATGGCTGTGATTGTGGGTACTATTGGAGGTGTAGCAGTCATCGCCTTTATCATCGCAGCTGTGAGATATGTCAGTCACAACAATAAAAA